From Alosa sapidissima isolate fAloSap1 chromosome 7, fAloSap1.pri, whole genome shotgun sequence, the proteins below share one genomic window:
- the tbc1d22b gene encoding TBC1 domain family member 22B isoform X1, with translation MATDSRIHFWKRNTKVPGSLQPVYGAQHPPLDPRIHRAFLKDAPKSNSTQNVKSKKASSFLEFARSTNDAWDIDDEEDEDLLMGAAPPAPVPHSRPAVSTFLPTQADSDSEAHPSDTLGPLRSEPCHDQQMTDDRSTNGRVMKSNSDAQLNTSSVRSSLQKQQSLPVRPIIPLVARISDQNASGAPPMTVREKSRLDKFRQLLASPNTDLEELRKHSWSGIPREVRPITWRLLSGYLPANMERREQVLQRKREEYFGFIEQYYHSRTDEHHRDTYRQIHIDIPRTNPLIPLFQQPLVQEVFERILFIWAIRHPASGYVQGINDLVTPFFVVFLSEFVEEDVENFEMSGLPLDTQRNIEADSFWCMSKLLDGIQDNYTFAQPGIQIKVKALEELVSRIDEDIHNHFKRCEVEYLQFAFRWMNNLLMRELPLRCTIRLWDTYQAESEGFSHFHLYVCAAFLIKWRKEILSHVDFQGQLMLLQNLPTIHWGNEEVGLLLAEAYRLKYMFADAPNHYRR, from the exons ATGGCCACCGACAGCAGAATACATTTTTGgaaaagaaacacgaaggtgCCAGGGAG TCTACAGCCTGTATATGGGGCTCAACATCCTCCTCTGGACCCGCGTATCCACCGAGC ATTTCTCAAAGACGCTCCAAAGTCAAACAGCACTCAGAATGTCAAATCCAAGAAGGCCTCTAGCTTCCTCGAGTTCGCACGGAGCACCAACGACGCCTGGGATATCGACGACGAGGAAGATGAAGATCTCCTCATGGGCGCTGCGCCTCCAGCCCCCGTGCCGCACTCTCGACCTGCAGTCTCCACCTTCCTCCCCACCCAGGCAGACAGCGACTCGGAGGCCCACCCCTCAGACACGCTGGGCCCACTCCGGAGCGAGCCGTGTCACGACCAGCAGATGACTGACGACAGATCGACCAATGGCAGGGTGATGAAGTCCAATAGTGACGCCCAGCTTAACACCTCCTCAG TCCGCTCCAGCCTGCAGAAGCAGCAGTCTCTGCCAGTGCGTCCCATAATCCCTCTGGTGGCACGCATCTCTGATCAGAACGCCTCCGGTGCGCCACCCATGACCGTGCGGGAGAAGAGCCGCCTGGATAAGTTCCGGCAACTTCTGGCCAGCCCCAACACTGACCTAG AGGAGCTTCGGAAGCACAGCTGGTCGGGGATCCCCCGGGAGGTGCGGCCAATCACCTGGAGGCTGCTATCG GGCTACCTCCCTGCCAACATGGAGCGCAGGGAGCAGGTGCttcagaggaagagggaggagtACTTCGGCTTTATAGAGCAGTACTACCACTCGCGCACAGATGAGCACCACAGAGACACCTACAGACAG ATCCACATCGACATCCCAAGGACGAACCCCTTAATCCCTCTCTTCCAGCAGCCACTGGTGCAAGAG GTGTTTGAGAGGATCTTGTTCATCTGGGCCATACGTCATCCGGCGAGTGGCTATGTGCAGGGCATCAACGACCTCGTCACCCCCTTCTTCGTGGTGTTCCTGTCGGAGTTTGTGG AGGAGGATGTGGAAAATTTCGAGATGTCTGGCCTGCCTCTGGACACTCAACGGAATATCGAAGCAGACAGCTTCTGGTGCATGAGCAAGCTTCTGGACGGCATacag gaTAACTACACGTTCGCACAGCCTGGCATTCAGATCAAAGTGAAGGCCCTGGAGGAGCTGGTCAGCAGAATCGATG AGGACATCCACAATCACTTCAAGAGGTGTGAGGTAGAGTACCTGCAGTTTGCCTTCCGCTGGATGAACAACTTGCTGATGAGGGAGCTGCCCCTGCGTTGCACAATACGGCTGTGGGACACCTATCAG gccgAGTCAGAGGGATTCTCTCATTTTCACCTGTACGTCTGTGCTGCCTTCCTCATCAAGTGGCGCAAAGAGATCCTCTCCCATGTAGACTTCCAG GGTCAGCTGATGCTTCTCCAGAACCTACCCACAATCCACTGGGGCAACGAGGAAGTGGGACTGCTCCTGGCTGAAGCCTACAGACTCAAGTATATGTTTGCGGATGCCCCCAATCACTACCGGAGATGA
- the tbc1d22b gene encoding TBC1 domain family member 22B isoform X2: protein MATDSRIHFWKRNTKVPGRFLKDAPKSNSTQNVKSKKASSFLEFARSTNDAWDIDDEEDEDLLMGAAPPAPVPHSRPAVSTFLPTQADSDSEAHPSDTLGPLRSEPCHDQQMTDDRSTNGRVMKSNSDAQLNTSSVRSSLQKQQSLPVRPIIPLVARISDQNASGAPPMTVREKSRLDKFRQLLASPNTDLEELRKHSWSGIPREVRPITWRLLSGYLPANMERREQVLQRKREEYFGFIEQYYHSRTDEHHRDTYRQIHIDIPRTNPLIPLFQQPLVQEVFERILFIWAIRHPASGYVQGINDLVTPFFVVFLSEFVEEDVENFEMSGLPLDTQRNIEADSFWCMSKLLDGIQDNYTFAQPGIQIKVKALEELVSRIDEDIHNHFKRCEVEYLQFAFRWMNNLLMRELPLRCTIRLWDTYQAESEGFSHFHLYVCAAFLIKWRKEILSHVDFQGQLMLLQNLPTIHWGNEEVGLLLAEAYRLKYMFADAPNHYRR, encoded by the exons ATGGCCACCGACAGCAGAATACATTTTTGgaaaagaaacacgaaggtgCCAGGGAG ATTTCTCAAAGACGCTCCAAAGTCAAACAGCACTCAGAATGTCAAATCCAAGAAGGCCTCTAGCTTCCTCGAGTTCGCACGGAGCACCAACGACGCCTGGGATATCGACGACGAGGAAGATGAAGATCTCCTCATGGGCGCTGCGCCTCCAGCCCCCGTGCCGCACTCTCGACCTGCAGTCTCCACCTTCCTCCCCACCCAGGCAGACAGCGACTCGGAGGCCCACCCCTCAGACACGCTGGGCCCACTCCGGAGCGAGCCGTGTCACGACCAGCAGATGACTGACGACAGATCGACCAATGGCAGGGTGATGAAGTCCAATAGTGACGCCCAGCTTAACACCTCCTCAG TCCGCTCCAGCCTGCAGAAGCAGCAGTCTCTGCCAGTGCGTCCCATAATCCCTCTGGTGGCACGCATCTCTGATCAGAACGCCTCCGGTGCGCCACCCATGACCGTGCGGGAGAAGAGCCGCCTGGATAAGTTCCGGCAACTTCTGGCCAGCCCCAACACTGACCTAG AGGAGCTTCGGAAGCACAGCTGGTCGGGGATCCCCCGGGAGGTGCGGCCAATCACCTGGAGGCTGCTATCG GGCTACCTCCCTGCCAACATGGAGCGCAGGGAGCAGGTGCttcagaggaagagggaggagtACTTCGGCTTTATAGAGCAGTACTACCACTCGCGCACAGATGAGCACCACAGAGACACCTACAGACAG ATCCACATCGACATCCCAAGGACGAACCCCTTAATCCCTCTCTTCCAGCAGCCACTGGTGCAAGAG GTGTTTGAGAGGATCTTGTTCATCTGGGCCATACGTCATCCGGCGAGTGGCTATGTGCAGGGCATCAACGACCTCGTCACCCCCTTCTTCGTGGTGTTCCTGTCGGAGTTTGTGG AGGAGGATGTGGAAAATTTCGAGATGTCTGGCCTGCCTCTGGACACTCAACGGAATATCGAAGCAGACAGCTTCTGGTGCATGAGCAAGCTTCTGGACGGCATacag gaTAACTACACGTTCGCACAGCCTGGCATTCAGATCAAAGTGAAGGCCCTGGAGGAGCTGGTCAGCAGAATCGATG AGGACATCCACAATCACTTCAAGAGGTGTGAGGTAGAGTACCTGCAGTTTGCCTTCCGCTGGATGAACAACTTGCTGATGAGGGAGCTGCCCCTGCGTTGCACAATACGGCTGTGGGACACCTATCAG gccgAGTCAGAGGGATTCTCTCATTTTCACCTGTACGTCTGTGCTGCCTTCCTCATCAAGTGGCGCAAAGAGATCCTCTCCCATGTAGACTTCCAG GGTCAGCTGATGCTTCTCCAGAACCTACCCACAATCCACTGGGGCAACGAGGAAGTGGGACTGCTCCTGGCTGAAGCCTACAGACTCAAGTATATGTTTGCGGATGCCCCCAATCACTACCGGAGATGA